One window of the Bradyrhizobium sp. NP1 genome contains the following:
- a CDS encoding TetR/AcrR family transcriptional regulator encodes MPKPSLKDTIIDAGLQAMFRTGYHGTSVRDITAAAGAPQGSFTNHFRSKEAFAGEVLERYFTYTRGLVAEALGNASLQPRARLKRYLDIITGKLEGDGFARGCLIGDLSLEASGSSEALRTRLAAIFAEWRAPFAACIGEAQRAGEIASDFPADDLADFLLASWQGAILRMKVERSAAPLERFKTIAFQTVFREPT; translated from the coding sequence ATGCCCAAGCCATCCCTGAAAGACACCATCATCGACGCCGGCCTTCAGGCCATGTTCCGCACCGGCTATCACGGCACCAGCGTGCGCGACATCACCGCCGCCGCCGGCGCGCCGCAGGGCTCCTTCACCAACCATTTCCGCTCCAAGGAAGCGTTCGCCGGCGAAGTGCTGGAGCGCTATTTCACCTATACGCGCGGCCTCGTCGCCGAAGCGCTCGGCAATGCCTCGCTTCAGCCCCGCGCGCGGCTGAAGCGCTATCTCGACATCATCACTGGCAAGCTCGAAGGCGACGGCTTTGCCCGCGGCTGCCTGATCGGCGATCTCAGCCTGGAAGCATCCGGCAGCAGCGAGGCGTTGCGCACGCGCCTTGCCGCGATCTTCGCCGAATGGCGCGCGCCGTTCGCGGCCTGCATCGGCGAGGCGCAGCGCGCGGGCGAGATCGCCTCCGATTTTCCGGCCGACGATCTCGCCGATTTCCTGCTGGCGTCGTGGCAGGGCGCGATCCTGCGCATGAAGGTCGAGCGCAGCGCGGCGCCGCTGGAGCGTTTCAAGACCATCGCATTCCAAACCGTGTTCAGGGAGCCAACATGA
- a CDS encoding haloalkane dehalogenase, producing the protein MSKQADITLRHHVLLGTSMAYRETGQAEAPVALFLHGNPTSSYIWRNIMPLVAPVARCVAPDLIGFGQSGKPDIAYRFADQAHYLDALIDDLGINSAYLVAQDWGTALAFHLAARRPDFVRGLAFMEFIRPMPQWSDFHQQEMARETFRKLRTAGEGEAMVLDGNAFVERVLPGSILRKLSEAEMEAYRAPFKTRDSRRPTLALPRELPIAGEPADVWRALEAAHAALAASTYPKLLFVGEPGALVSPDFASRFVAGLHNAALIHLGPGLHYLQEDHPEAIGRSVAGWIAGIEAARGRPHRQAA; encoded by the coding sequence ATGAGCAAGCAAGCCGACATCACCCTTCGCCACCACGTCCTGCTCGGAACCAGCATGGCCTATCGTGAAACGGGCCAGGCCGAGGCACCCGTCGCGCTGTTCCTGCACGGCAATCCGACCTCGTCCTATATCTGGCGCAACATCATGCCGCTGGTCGCGCCGGTTGCCCGCTGCGTCGCGCCCGATCTGATCGGCTTCGGCCAGTCGGGCAAGCCCGATATCGCCTATCGCTTCGCCGACCAGGCACACTATCTCGACGCGCTGATCGACGATCTCGGCATCAATTCGGCCTATCTCGTGGCGCAGGACTGGGGCACGGCGCTCGCCTTTCATCTCGCCGCCCGCCGGCCGGACTTCGTGCGCGGGCTCGCCTTCATGGAGTTCATCCGGCCGATGCCGCAATGGTCGGATTTTCACCAGCAGGAAATGGCGCGCGAAACCTTCCGCAAGCTCAGGACTGCGGGCGAAGGCGAGGCGATGGTGCTGGACGGCAATGCGTTCGTCGAACGTGTGTTGCCGGGCTCGATCCTGCGCAAGCTCAGCGAGGCGGAGATGGAAGCCTATCGCGCCCCGTTCAAAACCCGCGACAGCCGCCGTCCGACGCTGGCGCTGCCGCGCGAGCTGCCGATCGCCGGCGAGCCCGCCGACGTCTGGCGCGCGCTCGAAGCGGCGCACGCAGCGCTCGCCGCATCGACCTATCCAAAACTCTTGTTCGTCGGCGAGCCGGGCGCGCTGGTATCGCCGGATTTCGCAAGCCGCTTCGTGGCCGGCCTGCACAACGCCGCCCTCATTCACCTGGGGCCCGGCCTGCATTATCTGCAGGAGGATCATCCCGAAGCGATCGGCCGTTCGGTCGCAGGCTGGATCGCCGGCATCGAGGCGGCGCGTGGCCGGCCGCACCGGCAAGCCGCCTGA
- a CDS encoding GNAT family N-acetyltransferase produces the protein MVVPASITWTEDLAGIDWEEASALYRVAPLGNKPASDLRLVFENSMFRAFAFDSGRLVGAGRALADGRDCSYICDIAVHPSHQGQGLGKAIVGRLVGLSASHRKIILYAVPGKESFYESFGFRRMATAMAIFDDPARAEAGGYLIRAQGAG, from the coding sequence ATGGTGGTGCCGGCCTCGATCACATGGACGGAAGACCTGGCCGGCATCGATTGGGAAGAGGCTTCCGCCCTCTATCGCGTGGCCCCGCTCGGCAACAAGCCGGCGTCCGACCTTCGCCTGGTGTTCGAAAACAGCATGTTTCGCGCCTTCGCCTTCGATTCCGGTCGGCTGGTGGGCGCGGGGCGGGCGCTCGCCGACGGCCGCGATTGCTCCTACATCTGCGACATCGCGGTGCATCCGAGCCATCAGGGGCAGGGGCTCGGCAAGGCGATCGTCGGCCGCCTGGTCGGCCTGTCGGCATCGCACCGCAAGATCATCCTGTATGCGGTGCCGGGCAAGGAATCCTTTTACGAAAGCTTCGGTTTTCGCCGCATGGCGACCGCCATGGCGATCTTTGACGATCCCGCCAGGGCCGAGGCCGGCGGCTACCTGATCCGGGCGCAAGGCGCCGGGTGA
- a CDS encoding lysylphosphatidylglycerol synthase domain-containing protein, producing MLEAIRGAISLLRQKQILHKLGVAISVTVIGIACYVLYHMLRGIDTFEVIEAIKGTDLRQIALAALFVAAGYFTLTFYDLFAVRAIGHRNVPYRVNALAAFTSYSIGHNVGASVFTGGAVRYRIYSNWGLNAIDVAKICFLAGLTFWLGNAAVLGLGIAYHPEAAASIDQLPPWLNRTVAIAIILALAGYVAWVWSQPRVVGRGPWTVVLPGGPMTLLQIAIGIIDLSFCALAMYVLVPDEPNLGFVVVAVIFVSATLLGFASHSPGGLGVFDAAMLVGLWQMDREDLLAGMLLFRLLYYIAPFVISVILLTFREVILGARSKRLRQAALKLDPGSAPEAAYVRERSDGGA from the coding sequence ATGCTGGAAGCCATACGCGGGGCGATCTCATTGCTGCGACAGAAGCAAATCCTGCACAAACTCGGGGTCGCCATCAGCGTGACCGTGATCGGGATCGCCTGCTATGTGCTCTATCACATGCTCCGCGGCATCGACACGTTCGAGGTCATCGAAGCGATCAAGGGTACCGACCTGCGCCAGATCGCGCTCGCGGCGCTGTTCGTGGCGGCCGGATATTTCACGCTGACCTTCTACGATCTGTTCGCGGTGCGGGCGATTGGCCATCGCAACGTGCCCTATCGCGTCAACGCGCTCGCCGCCTTCACCAGCTACTCGATCGGCCACAATGTCGGCGCCAGCGTCTTCACCGGCGGCGCGGTGCGCTACCGCATCTACTCGAACTGGGGCCTCAACGCGATCGACGTCGCCAAGATCTGCTTCCTCGCCGGCCTGACCTTCTGGCTCGGCAACGCGGCGGTGCTCGGGCTCGGCATCGCCTATCATCCTGAAGCCGCCGCTTCGATCGATCAGCTGCCGCCCTGGCTCAACCGCACCGTTGCGATCGCGATCATCCTCGCGCTCGCCGGCTATGTGGCCTGGGTCTGGAGCCAGCCCCGGGTGGTGGGCCGCGGCCCGTGGACCGTGGTGCTGCCGGGCGGCCCGATGACGCTGCTGCAGATCGCGATCGGGATCATCGATCTCAGCTTTTGCGCGCTCGCGATGTATGTGCTGGTTCCGGACGAGCCCAATCTCGGCTTTGTCGTGGTCGCCGTCATCTTCGTGTCGGCGACGCTGCTCGGCTTCGCCAGTCACTCGCCGGGCGGCCTCGGGGTGTTCGACGCGGCGATGCTGGTCGGCCTGTGGCAAATGGACCGGGAGGACCTCCTTGCCGGTATGCTGTTGTTCCGCCTGCTCTATTATATTGCGCCCTTCGTCATATCTGTAATCTTGCTGACGTTTCGGGAGGTTATCCTCGGCGCTCGATCGAAGCGTCTGCGTCAGGCGGCGCTCAAGCTTGACCCCGGATCTGCGCCAGAGGCTGCTTACGTAAGGGAACGCAGCGACGGCGGCGCCTGA
- a CDS encoding ATP-binding protein gives MAIDAPTSSPPSFSPWSDRLRHSAIILLAAALALSVVVALGELSPIRAAAVFICIAAAALVPWRLHNAATSREDVRGVNPVETAAVAAVVAGMPDPAVLLDRAGRVIHLNVAAAQLAPALRRHELAQFALRSPEIINALREAIATSEPRRAMYHDHAPVDRWMELIISPVPVPTLFGGTDKCMLLTFHDQTPLRRVEEMRADFVANASHELRTPLAALSGFIDTLQGQAKDDAKARERFLGIMHAQATRMARLIDDLLSLSRVELSAHVRPDTQVDIVPIIRQVADGLEPLARERQVVVETDLPEAPVVIAGDREELLRLFENLIENALKYGASGGRVIVSLSSAVSGEGTPEVRVMVRDFGPGIAPEHLPRLTERFYRVDVGDSRAQGGTGLGLSLVKHILNRHRGRLLIESLPRHGATFTACFPQIRTPAVAQS, from the coding sequence ATGGCGATAGACGCTCCCACATCCTCTCCCCCGTCGTTCTCGCCGTGGTCGGATCGGCTGCGGCATTCCGCGATCATCCTGCTTGCCGCCGCGCTCGCGCTCTCGGTGGTGGTTGCGCTCGGCGAATTGTCGCCGATCCGCGCTGCCGCGGTGTTCATCTGCATCGCCGCCGCGGCGCTGGTGCCCTGGCGGCTGCACAATGCCGCGACCTCCCGCGAGGACGTTCGCGGCGTCAATCCGGTCGAGACGGCGGCGGTTGCCGCCGTGGTCGCCGGCATGCCGGATCCCGCGGTGCTGCTGGACCGGGCCGGCCGCGTCATCCACCTCAACGTCGCCGCGGCCCAGCTCGCGCCGGCGCTGCGGCGGCACGAGCTCGCGCAATTCGCGCTGCGCTCGCCGGAGATCATCAACGCGCTGCGCGAGGCGATCGCCACGTCCGAGCCGCGGCGGGCGATGTATCACGATCACGCGCCGGTCGACCGCTGGATGGAGCTGATCATCTCGCCGGTTCCGGTACCGACGCTGTTCGGCGGCACCGACAAATGCATGCTGTTGACCTTCCACGACCAGACGCCGCTGCGCCGGGTCGAGGAAATGCGCGCCGATTTCGTCGCCAATGCCAGCCACGAGCTGCGCACGCCGCTCGCCGCGCTCTCCGGCTTCATCGACACGCTGCAGGGCCAGGCCAAGGACGACGCCAAGGCGCGCGAGCGTTTTCTCGGCATCATGCATGCGCAGGCAACCCGCATGGCGCGCCTGATCGACGATCTCTTGTCGCTGTCGCGGGTGGAACTGTCGGCCCATGTCCGCCCCGATACCCAGGTCGACATCGTGCCGATCATCCGCCAGGTCGCCGATGGTCTCGAGCCGCTCGCGCGCGAGCGGCAGGTCGTGGTCGAGACCGACCTGCCGGAGGCGCCGGTCGTGATCGCCGGCGATCGCGAGGAACTGCTCCGCCTGTTCGAGAACCTGATCGAGAACGCGCTGAAATACGGCGCTTCCGGCGGCCGGGTGATCGTGTCGCTGTCCTCGGCCGTTTCCGGCGAAGGCACGCCGGAGGTGCGGGTGATGGTGCGCGATTTCGGCCCCGGCATCGCGCCGGAACATCTGCCGCGGCTCACCGAGCGCTTCTATCGGGTCGATGTCGGCGACAGCCGTGCGCAGGGTGGAACCGGACTCGGTTTATCGCTGGTGAAACATATTCTTAACCGTCACCGCGGCCGTCTTTTGATCGAAAGCCTGCCGCGGCACGGCGCCACCTTTACCGCCTGTTTCCCCCAGATACGGACCCCCGCGGTAGCGCAAAGCTGA
- the pstS gene encoding phosphate ABC transporter substrate-binding protein PstS, with amino-acid sequence MNFVKAIVAAGLVAASTSAFAADITGAGATFPFPIYSKWADAYKKETGNGLNYQSIGSGGGIKQIQAKTVTFGATDMPLKADQLEKDGLAQWPMVMGAIVPVVNIEGVKPGEMVFDGETLANVYLGKITKWDDPAIKKLNPNVKLPSEAITVVRRSDGSGTTFNFTDYLSKVSADWKSKVGEGTAVEWPTGVGAKGNEGVSGNVGQTKNSIGYVEYAYAKQNKLVYTAMVNKAGKSVQPTVETFQAAAANADWTHAPGYYVILTDQPGDKSWPITASTFILMHKDATDKAASQEAIKFFRWAFKNGGKMAEELDYIPMPANVVDLIEKTWSSDIKS; translated from the coding sequence ATGAATTTCGTCAAAGCAATCGTCGCCGCCGGCTTGGTCGCCGCTTCGACCTCGGCGTTCGCCGCCGACATCACCGGCGCGGGTGCGACGTTCCCATTCCCGATCTATTCGAAATGGGCGGATGCCTACAAAAAGGAAACCGGCAACGGTCTGAACTATCAGTCGATCGGCTCCGGCGGTGGCATCAAGCAGATCCAGGCCAAGACCGTCACCTTCGGCGCCACCGACATGCCGCTGAAGGCCGACCAGCTCGAGAAGGATGGCCTCGCGCAGTGGCCGATGGTGATGGGCGCGATCGTTCCGGTGGTCAACATCGAGGGCGTGAAGCCCGGTGAGATGGTGTTCGACGGCGAGACGCTCGCCAATGTCTATCTCGGCAAGATCACCAAGTGGGACGATCCCGCGATCAAGAAGCTCAATCCGAACGTGAAGCTGCCGTCCGAGGCCATCACCGTTGTGCGCCGTTCCGACGGCTCCGGCACGACCTTCAACTTCACCGATTATCTCTCCAAGGTCAGCGCCGACTGGAAGAGCAAGGTTGGCGAGGGCACGGCGGTCGAGTGGCCGACCGGTGTCGGCGCCAAGGGCAATGAAGGCGTCTCCGGCAACGTCGGCCAGACCAAGAACTCGATCGGCTATGTCGAGTACGCCTATGCCAAGCAGAACAAGCTGGTCTACACCGCGATGGTCAACAAGGCCGGCAAGTCCGTGCAGCCGACGGTCGAGACCTTCCAGGCGGCCGCCGCGAACGCCGACTGGACGCATGCGCCCGGCTACTACGTCATCCTGACCGATCAGCCCGGCGACAAGTCCTGGCCGATCACCGCCTCGACCTTCATCCTGATGCACAAGGATGCGACCGACAAGGCGGCCTCGCAGGAAGCCATCAAGTTCTTCCGCTGGGCGTTCAAGAACGGCGGCAAGATGGCCGAGGAGCTCGACTACATTCCGATGCCGGCCAACGTCGTCGATCTGATCGAGAAGACCTGGTCGTCGGATATCAAGAGCTAA
- the pstC gene encoding phosphate ABC transporter permease subunit PstC — protein sequence MAVESDALQAAGPYDRAKALSAFKLGDITFYWITRASAISVLLILGGIILSLIVGAWPAMREYGVSFLTTQRWAPSADPPVLGALGPIYGTLVTSFIAMLIAIPVGLGIAIFLTELCPQWLRRPIGIAIELLAGIPSIIYGMWGFFVLGPFLAYTFQPAMIHLFDGVPVLGAIFAGPPSYLSLFNAALILAIMVLPFITAISVDVFRTVPPVLKEAAYGVGCTTWEVVRSVVIPYTRVGVIGGIMLALGRALGETMAVTFIIGNSFRITGSIFSPGTTISAAIASEFAESDGLHQSGLILLGLLLFVLTFIVLAAARLMLLRLEKKAGN from the coding sequence ATGGCCGTTGAAAGCGACGCGTTGCAAGCCGCCGGGCCTTACGATCGCGCCAAGGCACTCAGTGCCTTCAAGCTCGGCGACATCACCTTCTATTGGATCACCCGCGCTTCGGCGATTTCGGTGCTGCTCATCCTTGGCGGCATCATCCTGTCGCTGATCGTCGGTGCCTGGCCCGCGATGCGGGAATATGGCGTGAGCTTCCTGACCACGCAGCGCTGGGCGCCCTCGGCCGACCCGCCGGTGCTGGGCGCGCTCGGGCCGATCTACGGCACGCTGGTGACTTCCTTCATCGCGATGCTGATCGCCATTCCCGTCGGCCTCGGCATCGCGATCTTCCTCACCGAGCTCTGCCCGCAATGGCTGCGCCGCCCGATCGGCATTGCGATCGAGCTGCTCGCCGGCATCCCCTCGATCATCTACGGCATGTGGGGCTTCTTCGTGCTCGGGCCGTTCCTGGCCTACACCTTCCAGCCGGCGATGATCCACCTGTTCGACGGCGTGCCGGTGCTAGGAGCGATTTTCGCCGGCCCGCCGTCCTATCTCAGCCTGTTCAACGCGGCGCTGATTCTCGCGATCATGGTGCTGCCGTTCATCACCGCGATCTCGGTCGACGTGTTCCGCACCGTGCCGCCGGTGCTGAAGGAGGCCGCCTACGGCGTCGGCTGCACCACCTGGGAGGTCGTGCGCAGCGTGGTCATTCCCTATACCCGCGTCGGCGTCATCGGCGGCATCATGCTGGCGCTCGGTCGCGCGCTCGGCGAGACCATGGCGGTGACCTTCATCATCGGCAATTCGTTCCGCATCACCGGATCGATCTTCTCGCCGGGCACCACGATCTCGGCGGCGATCGCCAGCGAGTTCGCCGAAAGCGACGGCCTGCATCAATCGGGCCTGATCCTTCTCGGCCTGCTGCTGTTCGTGCTGACCTTCATCGTGCTTGCCGCCGCGCGGCTGATGCTGCTGCGCCTGGAAAAGAAGGCGGGGAACTAG
- the pstA gene encoding phosphate ABC transporter permease PstA yields MALNSIYARRRRRDIIVRGLCVCAALFGVTWLALILFTLFYNGIAGLNLQVFTENTPPPGSTEGGLLNAITGSIIMTGIGVGIGAPLGLFAGTYLAEYGRNDRLTSVIRFINDILLSAPSIIIGLFIYGAVVVPMKGFSAIAGSLALAVIVIPVVLRTTEDMLLLVPNPLREAASALGLPRSLVIKRIAYRAARSGLITGVLLATARVAGETAPLLFTALSNQFFSLSLTKTMANLPVTINNFVQSPYAYWKQLAWSGALLITLTVLALNIGARILGAERSAK; encoded by the coding sequence ATGGCCCTCAACTCGATCTATGCGCGCCGCCGCCGCCGGGACATCATCGTCCGCGGGCTGTGCGTCTGCGCGGCGCTGTTCGGCGTCACCTGGCTCGCGCTGATCCTGTTCACGCTGTTCTATAACGGCATCGCCGGCCTCAACCTGCAGGTCTTCACCGAGAACACGCCGCCGCCCGGCTCGACCGAAGGCGGCCTGCTCAACGCCATCACCGGCTCGATCATCATGACCGGGATCGGGGTCGGGATCGGCGCGCCGCTCGGCCTGTTCGCCGGCACCTACCTCGCCGAATATGGCCGCAACGACCGCCTCACCTCGGTGATCCGCTTCATCAACGACATCCTGCTCAGCGCGCCGTCGATCATCATCGGTCTCTTCATCTACGGCGCGGTGGTGGTGCCGATGAAAGGCTTCTCGGCGATCGCGGGCTCGCTCGCGCTTGCGGTGATCGTGATCCCGGTCGTGCTGCGCACCACCGAGGACATGCTCCTGCTGGTGCCGAACCCGCTGCGGGAAGCCGCGAGCGCGCTCGGGCTGCCGCGCTCGCTGGTGATCAAGAGGATCGCCTACCGCGCGGCGCGAAGCGGCCTGATCACCGGCGTGCTGCTCGCGACCGCACGCGTCGCCGGCGAAACCGCGCCGCTGCTGTTCACCGCGCTGTCCAACCAGTTCTTCAGCCTGAGCCTGACCAAGACGATGGCCAACCTGCCGGTGACCATCAACAACTTCGTGCAGAGCCCGTATGCCTACTGGAAGCAACTCGCATGGAGCGGGGCCCTGCTGATCACACTGACCGTGCTCGCGCTGAATATCGGCGCGCGCATCCTGGGCGCCGAGAGGAGCGCAAAATGA
- the pstB gene encoding phosphate ABC transporter ATP-binding protein PstB, translating to MNDLSVSMSTASSHGHSVPLPEAPAKVTARNLNFYYGENHALKNINLTLGTNRVTAFIGPSGCGKSTLLRIFNRMYDLYPGQRASGQLMLDQTNILDPRLDLNLLRARVGMVFQKPTPFPMTIYENIAFGIRLYERISKSEMDDRVEKALRGGALWNEVKDKLNASGLSLSGGQQQRLCIARTVAVRPEVILFDEPCSALDPISTAKVEELIQELSEQYTIAIVTHNMQQAARVSDKTAFMYLGELIEFDETSKIFTSPSDRRTQDYITGRFG from the coding sequence ATGAACGATCTTTCTGTATCCATGAGTACCGCAAGCTCGCACGGCCATTCGGTGCCGCTGCCGGAGGCGCCCGCCAAGGTGACCGCTCGCAACCTCAATTTCTACTATGGCGAGAACCACGCGCTGAAGAACATCAACCTGACGCTCGGCACCAACAGGGTGACGGCATTCATCGGTCCCTCCGGTTGCGGCAAGTCGACGCTGTTGCGCATCTTCAACCGGATGTACGACCTCTACCCGGGCCAGCGCGCCAGTGGGCAGTTGATGCTCGACCAGACCAATATCCTGGACCCCCGGCTCGACCTCAACCTGTTGCGCGCGCGGGTCGGCATGGTGTTCCAGAAGCCGACGCCGTTCCCGATGACCATCTACGAGAACATCGCCTTCGGCATCCGCCTCTACGAGCGGATTTCCAAGTCCGAGATGGACGACCGGGTCGAGAAGGCGCTGCGCGGCGGCGCGCTCTGGAACGAGGTCAAGGACAAGCTGAACGCCAGCGGATTGAGCCTGTCCGGCGGCCAGCAGCAGCGGCTTTGCATCGCCCGCACGGTGGCGGTGCGGCCGGAGGTGATCCTGTTCGACGAGCCGTGCTCGGCGCTCGATCCGATCTCCACCGCCAAGGTCGAGGAGCTGATCCAGGAACTGTCCGAGCAGTACACGATCGCGATCGTCACTCACAACATGCAGCAGGCGGCGCGCGTCTCCGACAAGACCGCCTTCATGTATCTCGGCGAGCTGATCGAGTTCGACGAGACCAGCAAGATCTTCACCTCGCCGAGCGATCGGCGTACCCAGGACTACATCACCGGCCGCTTCGGCTGA
- the phoU gene encoding phosphate signaling complex protein PhoU, with amino-acid sequence MASEHTAKAFDSDLQELTRLVAEMGGLAERMIVESVDALVRHDIALGQRVVAADLEIDNMQRLIEERAVLTIARRQPMAVDLREIVGAMRVAIDLERIGDLAKNMGKRVAALESDFHPLKLIRGLEHMTDLVQQQVKSVLDAYAAHDLPAAMSVWKGDEEVDAICTSLFRELLTYMMEDPRNISFCIHLMFCAKNIERIGDHATNIAETVFYMIEGQQILDKRPKGDMTTFAATIPGNN; translated from the coding sequence ATGGCTTCTGAACACACCGCCAAGGCTTTCGACAGCGACCTGCAGGAACTCACCCGCCTGGTAGCGGAGATGGGCGGCCTCGCCGAACGCATGATCGTCGAATCCGTCGACGCGTTGGTGCGCCACGACATCGCGCTCGGCCAGCGCGTGGTCGCGGCCGACCTCGAGATCGACAACATGCAGCGCCTGATCGAGGAGCGCGCGGTGCTGACCATCGCGCGGCGCCAGCCGATGGCGGTCGACCTGCGCGAGATCGTCGGCGCCATGCGGGTGGCGATCGACCTCGAGCGGATCGGCGACCTCGCCAAGAACATGGGCAAGCGCGTCGCCGCGCTGGAAAGCGATTTCCATCCCTTGAAGCTGATCCGCGGATTGGAGCACATGACCGACCTCGTTCAGCAGCAGGTCAAGAGCGTGCTCGACGCCTATGCGGCGCACGATTTGCCGGCGGCGATGAGCGTATGGAAGGGCGACGAGGAGGTCGACGCCATCTGCACCTCGCTGTTCCGCGAACTGCTCACCTACATGATGGAAGATCCGCGCAACATCTCGTTCTGCATTCACCTGATGTTCTGCGCCAAGAACATCGAGCGGATCGGCGACCATGCGACCAATATCGCGGAAACCGTGTTCTACATGATCGAAGGCCAGCAGATTCTCGACAAGCGTCCGAAGGGTGACATGACGACCTTCGCTGCCACGATTCCGGGCAACAATTAA
- the phoB gene encoding phosphate regulon transcriptional regulator PhoB yields MSARILVVEDEEALTTLLRYNLEADGYEVETVARGDDADTRMKERVPDLIVLDWMLPGLSGIELCRRLRARPETKQLPIIMLTARGEESERVRGLATGADDYIVKPFSVPELLARVKGLLRRASPERLATVLAYGDIELDREKRRVARSGRPIDLGPTEYRLLEFFLEHPGRVFSREQLLDSVWGRDIYIDERTVDVHIGRLRKLLNPGREQDPIRTVRGAGYALDDRFAKAAE; encoded by the coding sequence ATGAGCGCGCGCATACTGGTGGTGGAGGATGAGGAGGCGCTGACCACGCTGTTGCGCTACAACCTCGAGGCAGACGGCTACGAGGTCGAGACGGTGGCGCGCGGTGACGATGCCGACACGCGAATGAAGGAACGCGTTCCCGACCTGATCGTGCTGGACTGGATGCTGCCGGGCCTGTCCGGCATCGAGCTGTGCCGGCGCCTGCGGGCGCGGCCCGAGACCAAGCAGCTTCCGATCATCATGTTGACCGCGCGCGGCGAGGAGAGCGAGCGCGTCCGCGGGCTTGCGACCGGCGCCGACGACTACATCGTCAAGCCGTTCTCGGTGCCGGAACTCCTGGCGCGCGTGAAAGGCCTGCTGCGTCGTGCGAGCCCCGAACGGCTCGCAACCGTGCTCGCCTATGGTGACATCGAGCTCGATCGCGAGAAGCGCCGCGTGGCGCGATCCGGCCGTCCGATCGATCTCGGCCCGACCGAGTATCGCCTGCTCGAATTCTTCCTCGAGCACCCGGGCCGGGTGTTTTCCCGCGAGCAGCTGCTCGACAGCGTCTGGGGCCGCGACATCTATATCGACGAGCGCACCGTCGACGTGCATATCGGCCGCCTGCGCAAGCTGCTCAATCCGGGCCGCGAGCAGGATCCGATCCGCACCGTCCGCGGCGCCGGCTACGCGCTCGACGACCGCTTCGCCAAAGCCGCGGAGTGA
- a CDS encoding GcrA family cell cycle regulator has product MTVLTWSDERVEQLKKLWEAGLSASQIAAELGNVTRNAVIGKVHRLGLSGRAKSPSSAAPRQRKARPAQHMMRVSRPVSRGNTALAHAFEVELEPDPIAYDNVVPMSQRLSLLELNEATCHWPVGDPASPDFFFCGGKALAGLPYCAHHSRVAYQPAADRRRPSTKPNSR; this is encoded by the coding sequence ATGACGGTATTGACCTGGTCCGACGAGCGCGTCGAGCAGTTGAAGAAACTCTGGGAGGCCGGCCTGTCGGCGAGCCAGATCGCCGCCGAGCTCGGAAACGTGACGCGCAACGCGGTGATCGGCAAGGTGCATCGGCTCGGCCTTTCGGGCCGCGCCAAGAGTCCATCGTCGGCGGCGCCACGCCAGCGCAAGGCGCGCCCCGCCCAGCACATGATGCGGGTATCGCGCCCGGTCTCGCGCGGCAACACGGCGCTCGCGCACGCCTTCGAGGTCGAGCTCGAGCCCGATCCGATCGCCTATGACAACGTGGTGCCGATGAGCCAGCGGCTGTCGCTGCTCGAATTGAACGAGGCCACCTGCCATTGGCCGGTCGGCGATCCCGCCAGCCCCGACTTCTTCTTCTGCGGCGGCAAGGCGCTTGCCGGACTGCCCTATTGCGCACATCACTCGCGGGTCGCCTATCAGCCCGCCGCCGATCGAAGGCGGCCGTCGACCAAGCCGAATTCGAGGTAG